The Sparus aurata chromosome 10, fSpaAur1.1, whole genome shotgun sequence genome includes the window CAAAAGGGACAAACAACTGCATTCACCTGTCAGAGCAACAGATACTGTATTGCGAAAGATCAGCGGGAGGTGTTCTGTGATTCAACGCTGTTATAGCTGCACTGGAAATATTGTGACAATGTCTTTGCTTGTGCCAGTAATGCGGGGGAATGCATCACGTACGTCACCAAACATCTGGCGGAGATCCGGGAGTTGTCCAGCTTTGGAGTCGATTTTTCCTTTAAGAGTTTGTTCTATTGCACCATGTTCCGTAACAACAGAGGAGATGCAGGACTGTAGTCAAGGTGCAGATTTTTTATAATAACCACAAACTGGTTTTCTGGGTTGTAAACCAAACCTCGCCAGTTTGTCTCCATTTGAACCCCTTCCAAAGCTGGCAGTTCCACATGTTCCACAGCTGCCTGTTTAAACTATATGGGCCTTGTGGATGTGGGTTGCATGGGGACTGACCATGTTGGCGTGGGGTTTGGGCCTGAGTGTGCCATTAGTCTGCTGATAGCGCCGTGCACTGTGAGCCTCGGACCGCTGCGAGCTGTTGGTCTCGCTGTCTTGATCATCAGGATGCTCCTGACTGGCTGGACCGCCCAGACCTTCATCCacttcatcctcatcatccGTTACTGGTGGATAGTTGCAGCTCATAGGAGGGGGCTGGTGATTCTTGGCGACGCTTCCGGGCCGCGAACCCCCGTCTGTTGGGATGAGGGCGCTGCCATTTCGCTGTCTCACGATCTCAGTGGACTGCATCACTGGGAAGGATGACGGCGTGAGAGGAGGGTGGAAGCGAGTTTCCTGCtgcaaagtcacagtgcagaCACACTTCTTAATTGCGTCACCATGAGTTAAGTATGTGAAGCTGGGTGAGATGCATTCCACCATTTGGTGAATTCAGGCTTTGACTTGCCCAGAAGAACACTTTGCCACACTTACCAAAGACATGGTGCTGTTTCTCACATATGTCTCCACTCTGAGTCGGCTCTCCTCGTCTCTATCCAGAAGCCGGTCTCTCCCCCTCCGCGAGTTATTGTGCAGGACTGGTCTTCCCAGAGAGTCAAACGCTATTCCTCCCCCTCGCCCACCTGAGATAGTAGATCGGCTGTCACGGTAGTGCGCCTGCTCCTGTCAGCACAGGAAGAGACACAGGTCAGCAATAACACAAACAATGATCTGGTAAATGGATTGTAAATGCCTTTCGCACCCCTTGATTTGAATTGAAGTGACTTTAGTGATAGAGTAGTGTTAGAGCAGGCCATGTCATACTGAGATTACTTCATATCGGTCtgacccagaggaaaattttactgctcaaagcttgctcctttatggctatggagccgtaaaggagatcaatgagagttctcatttcagtcttgttgtagtcttttttggtctcaaacatttctcatttgtttctcctgaaattccttaggagcattAGGTGAGATTTGAGACTTTActgcttaaaccttgctcctttccagcactggggagacattctgaaacttcattgagagcttgatgacaTCTCTTTTGAAatttacagggagcccaagttgaggttttctgcacctgtttctcaggagaaacaattgagaaacaggagaaatcagccacagcctcactttggtctcacagagatctcatagttgtctaggagaaatgaatgagacactactgagatctcttttccaattttagttTCCTCTGGGGATGCAAATTAAAGAATTAAAGTAATAGTTAAACATTTCTGAATAAGGGGGAACGGCTAGTTTGTCCAAAGGTTACAAATCTACCTAACAATAATTATGTCACTTATATCTGGTTTGTTTAATCAGtaaataaaatgcaacatgTTGCAGTATTTGGGCCTGACTATTTATTGgcttcccaaaatgttgaactattgcTTATAACATTATCTGAAACTGATGATTGACATCTTGCTATTGATGGTGCAATATTAACATTGTTAAAATTATTATCTGTTTCACTGCATTGATATTTTGAGtaataaaagattttaaaaagtagtTTGACAGCTTTTTCTGGCAGGCTGAACAGTGGTAGAACAATTTCCTAATAATTTCCAAGAGACTTTTGAAATAACGATGTGGTTTGGAAATGATCATAGCTGTaagcaataaaaacacttccaattaatttattttagttcaTTGGTGGCATTTCCTAAGAAATGTTTGAGTCAGTGCAGAGGTTTTTACTTTGGGTTAAATAGAAGTTATAATTTCCTATAGTCAATACTAAATTACAAAGTTCTCTCCAGGAAATTATAAAGAAATCATGGACCACTGTTTAAGATTCTTCAAATTTCCTTTCTGGGTGTTATATTTGTAGCTTCGCTCCAGGAAGGTTATTGCCAAAATACAAAAGCCACTGAAAATTGTAAGGTTTTAGCAGAGCAGAAATGAAATGTCCAGTAATTCTGAACTGGAATGCATGGGTCAGGATGAGTATTACAGGAGAAATGTGCTTCTTCACTTTACATTGGAAAATTATACCACATTCACTTCTGTGGCTCAATATGAAAGTACAACTAGCAGTCTGTTAGAGATTAGAGCGAAGAATAAAGAAGTGAAAGAGGAAACGGTGAGGTAGAAGGCTACAAAACATTTTGTCGGTTGGGCGCAGTGACTTCTTGGTGTCTCGTCATTTTAATGAGACCTCATGTAAACCGAAAACTTTGGTAACTTAAAACATATAGATACAACGTGTTAATTGGTGAGCTTCAGAGATGCTGGTTAGTggattttgtgacatttggAGAAAACTACGCTAACTGATCGCTCTGATTCCAGTCTTTCTGCGTAGTTTAGCTAACTGGCAGCCGGCGTATTAATCGACAGACCACCAGAGTGCAATAAATCATCTCATATAATtctcagcaaaaacaaaaataagcgCCTTTTCTAAAAAATTGTCAAATTATTTGTTTAAGAACCATTTGGGATAGAGATGATTTGAGAAATGAAAAGAGCCATAGAAATAAAAGTCCCaggaagattttaaaaaataataaataaatattatcagcAATATCTGAGACGCACTACATTCAGATTTGAAATGTCGAAGCTCAGAACTTAGCCATCTGGCATCTGGACAGTAAAGCCTCAGTCCCTGGCCCCGGCCCTGCATgcagagatagatagatacgtAGACTGACCCCGAGGGAAGACAGGCTGGTCCTTATGGTTCCCTCCACCCTCAGAGGGatgctctcctctgtctgcAAATTGAAGAAACAGAGGGCTGGATTAGATGTGGCACTGAGAATAAGGACACACTCAAACTTTGCCAAAACCCAAAAGTAAGTCTGTCTACCATCATGACATTCTAGAACTTCCAACACTTGTTTCCGTGGGAAGACAAATAAAGTAGGTCAAGCAATGACTGCTGCACTTGTGGTTTTAGAGCACAGTATTAGGTATTCATTATAGTAACGTTTCTGAAAAACAGTCCTtgaaaaaaggagaaacatATGGGAGCGGTAGTCTACTGATTTTTTGATCAACGGTGTCAGAAAGCCTGACAGCCCGAATCAGGTCGTGCCGACGTAgcagaaaacattaaaagatgATGCCGCAGTAGGACAGTATATGCATTCAGCGTGAAAGGAATAGTTGAGCAACAGTACCGCTCCTCTGGGATCTGTACTGATAGAGTTCATCCTCCTGAAAGAGGCTTGCCTGGAGAGAGTGCTGATTTCCTCCCTGAGAAacaggaggcagagagaaaaaaagatatttaaatgatgaaaacattGACAGACTTCCACTGGGAATAATGTGTATTTTTCGAGCACTTTAAGTTTTAATGCAGTTCATactgcacatttttcatttttcatctaGCTTTCATAAATATTTATCTTAGTGTCCTTGTCCCAGCTGTTATTTTGCACACTCCGCAGTCGTTTATCAACTGAATTTCACACTTTACGCTGCTCTAATTCCACTGAACATGCTCTACTGTTGTAACTGTCGGTTTTAACATGCTTAATAGCCTGAATTAGTTCCGTTCTTAGTTATTCTTATTGGCTCGATCTTCCCCGGGGAGATCATTACAGTTTCATCTCGTCTTATCTCATCTTAATTATTCATCTTATGATGCTATCTCCACATACTTCCTCTCCGTCAGCTCCCTCTGCAGTTTCCTGTTCTTCCGTTTGTGGTGgcaggtgatggtgatgatgacgatgagCATCAAGATGAGCAGCCCGCCGGCCACGGCACCCACGATGATCATCAACATGTTTTCCATTATTGGCTCTCTTTTCTCAGGTTCTGTGAATTTAGAGTCCGTAGGGAGGCAGCGTTTAGACGAGCCAGTAAATGTATTCTCACAGTGTATGTTATTATGACAAGCCTTAGTGATGTTGACAGTGCTGTCGTCTACCTGTCACACTAATCTCCACGTCCGCCTTGGCTTCTCCCACTTCATTCTTCGCCACACACTGGTATGTGCCTCCGTCTGACAAGCTTAGGGGTCG containing:
- the LOC115589027 gene encoding nectin-4-like; its protein translation is MTSLLNTLPLCLCVLWIFVSEIHGDFLDPPKKDPIRTLAEDETVLPCRYQPTADNVVVQVTWYKEKPDSTKDQIITAHHTNGQTAFGSWSRRVRFKGSDPTVDSSLVIMSTEVTDEGKYICHISTFPSGNFDREMSLIVWTNPISTLDPVILVEGQSYRQAAACRSVARPPPRLTWDTDLNGQSINRSSDNGAVSSYYSLHPLRNMNGKKLDCLVWHPTFSSPRRIPYNLVVHFPPHAEVSVLDKDWSVGKENAALTCVSGGNPKPQSFTWIRVGGELPEGVIPHPNGTLAFGRPLSLSDGGTYQCVAKNEVGEAKADVEISVTEPEKREPIMENMLMIIVGAVAGGLLILMLIVIITITCHHKRKNRKLQRELTERKEEISTLSRQASFRRMNSISTDPRGATEESIPLRVEGTIRTSLSSLGEQAHYRDSRSTISGGRGGGIAFDSLGRPVLHNNSRRGRDRLLDRDEESRLRVETYVRNSTMSLQETRFHPPLTPSSFPVMQSTEIVRQRNGSALIPTDGGSRPGSVAKNHQPPPMSCNYPPVTDDEDEVDEGLGGPASQEHPDDQDSETNSSQRSEAHSARRYQQTNGTLRPKPHANMVSPHATHIHKAHIV